The Zerene cesonia ecotype Mississippi chromosome 19, Zerene_cesonia_1.1, whole genome shotgun sequence genome has a window encoding:
- the LOC119834498 gene encoding leucine-rich repeat-containing protein 24, producing MKWLIVVVTVIMSKTISAAFAPPGSCPAVCVCKWKGGKQTVECVDRALITVPEPVDPATQVLDLSGNNLQILPQEAFARTGLVNLQRVYLRSCNIGQINDRAFKGLTNLVELDLSNNLLTQIPSSSFKDAPFLRDLTLSNNPILKIHSDALSNLGSAVKLDLSRCEIRDIAADVFRNLHSLESLKLNGNNLRDLPLSSLEKLDKLRVIDLSDNPWICDCRLRDLKMWLSNHKLFSSPSCASPPRLAEKAFSDLSLDEFACKPEILPISRHVEATVGENTTVVCKTEAVPSANINWYWNGRLLQNGSHFNSHQRIYIYEAGDIKKKSSLVLTNTQESDSSEFYCVADNKGGSAEANFTVHVTQMAAGMASLGSAQIASLGAALFLVVIVISLGLLIMFVRFRPTPVCESKTPNTLDRVVSGNEVHPTVTDRPHVAVLANRQESPNYDDQKCNSVMKPPRSNDIPYTTNHYDGRGSIVTTGGTIAVSPTISGGIDPDLINDTRPDSAARPGSGEYAREASDSLYPSGLWDQIKMNQANNLARAVSSAIPAYYNDRTPIIENSSVNGSQEELGYTSRTFPRSHALTAVPATSGDAPYPPDYGLPVGSARTLRVWQRAPPVLPPVSALKRVLTITRPSEESFQDGCATDV from the coding sequence atgaagTGGTTAATAGTGGTTGTGACTGTGATTATGTCGAAAACAATTTCGGCTGCTTTTGCGCCCCCTGGATCGTGTCCTgctgtatgtgtgtgtaaatgGAAGGGTGGTAAACAAACTGTGGAGTGTGTGGATCGGGCTCTAATCACTGTGCCCGAACCTGTCGACCCAGCTACTCAAGTGCTCGACCTTTCGGGAAACAATTTGCAAATACTTCCACAGGAGGCTTTTGCAAGAACGGGACTTGTAAACTTACAAAGAGTGTATTTAAGAAGCTGTAATATAGGTCAAATAAATGACCGAGCGTTTAAAGGTCTGACCAATTTAGTAGAATTGGacctttcaaataatttgCTAACACAAATACCTTctagtagttttaaagatgcTCCATTTCTAAGGGATCTCACCTTATCAAATAatcctattttaaaaattcattctgACGCTCTCAGTAACCTTGGCAGCGCAGTCAAACTTGACCTATCACGATGTGAAATCAGAGATATAGCAGCTGACGTGTTTAGAAACTTACATTCGCTAGAATCCTTAAAGTTAAATGGAAACAACCTTCGAGATTTGCCGTTAAGCTCTCTGGAAAAGCTTGACAAATTAAGGGTAATCGATTTATCCGACAACCCATGGATTTGCGATTGTCGCCTACGAGACCTTAAAATGTGGCTATCAAATCATAAGTTATTTTCAAGTCCATCCTGTGCGTCACCGCCTAGATTAGCAGAAAAAGCTTTTTCAGATCTGTCGCTAGACGAATTTGCTTGTAAGCCAGAAATTTTACCCATCAGCAGACACGTAGAAGCCACTGTTGGTGAAAATACGACCGTTGTGTGTAAAACGGAAGCTGTGCCAAGTGCGAACATTAATTGGTATTGGAATGGTCGACTATTGCAAAATGGAAGTCATTTCAATTCCCAccaaagaatatatatttatgaagccggtgatattaaaaagaaatcgtCTCTAGTTTTGACTAATACACAAGAGTCGGACTCATCGGAGTTTTATTGTGTCGCAGACAATAAAGGCGGGAGTGCCGAGGCAAATTTTACAGTCCACGTCACTCAGATGGCAGCTGGAATGGCGTCTTTAGGCAGCGCTCAAATTGCTAGTTTGGGGGCGGCATTATTCTTAGTAGTTATCGTTATTTCATTGGGTTtacttattatgtttgttagaTTTCGGCCAACACCAGTATGTGAGAGTAAAACACCAAATACCTTAGATCGAGTAGTATCTGGAAATGAAGTGCATCCAACTGTAACTGATAGACCGCACGTAGCAGTCTTGGCGAATAGACAAGAATCTCCTAATTATGATGATCAAAAATGTAATTCAGTTATGAAACCACCTCGATCAAATGATATTCCTTATACGACAAACCATTACGACGGTCGAGGTAGTATTGTCACCACAGGAGGAACAATAGCAGTCTCTCCAACGATTTCTGGAGGTATTGATCCTGATCTTATAAATGACACAAGACCAGATAGCGCAGCACGTCCTGGTAGCGGTGAATATGCACGTGAAGCATCAGATTCTCTTTATCCGTCTGGGCTATGGGACCAGATTAAAATGAACCAGGCAAATAATCTAGCCCGTGCAGTTAGTTCTGCCATACCAGCATATTATAATGATCGAACTcctataattgaaaatagtaGCGTGAATGGTTCTCAAGAAGAACTTGGATATACGAGTCGAACGTTTCCGAGATCGCATGCTTTAACAGCAGTGCCTGCGACATCGGGAGACGCTCCTTATCCCCCTGACTATGGATTACCGGTAGGTTCAGCTCGAACGTTACGTGTTTGGCAACGTGCCCCTCCCGTACTTCCTCCAGTATCGGCCTTAAAAAGAGTGCTAACTATAACTAGGCCATCAGAAGAGAGCTTTCAAGATGGCTGTGCAACTGATGTTTAG